CTATTGAGATAAGCTTTATTGGCAAAGATAggatttgttattttcttctgCCTTAGCCATTATCAATAATTACAACTTCTTCCTAAGCTGGATTGATACTTTTGCTATCAATATCCTCCTTGATATAGTCTCCTTTAATAAAAACAACCACCAGGCAAGTATTACCTCAATTTAGACATTACCAAATGTCCAAATCTAAAGTGATACTTTGGTCAAAAGCTCCAGGTCAGAAAGAGAAGTTCAATTTCTATGATGCTTCCTTAAGGCCAGGATGTAACATGCTTCCTCAAAATTGGGAAGCAGGAGGGAGGTTATACATTTGAAAAGGATTATAACAAACCAAAGATGagttttttccttccttttcttcatgAAGGAAGGACCACTTAttaataagaaattaaaaaagaagcTTACAAGTTATCAGCTAATGTTGGTGTTTCGGTGGATGATAGATCTAACAGCATTTTCAATCAGTCTCCCTCAATGTGACCATTATTTCCCACTACAATGGGACATGCTTTTCACTCTCAAGTTTGACAATTCCACCAGTAATGATCTCCTAGCAATTTACAAGAATGTTTCAGAAAGAAAATTACATGGGACTTCCAACATAGCACGATTAAGAGAGCGCATTCCAGTTGTacctcaaaaaatatatatatgttgctacATGCAGTGTAGGCTGCATAAATGAAAACAtgtgaaaaagagagatttgaaaataaaataaaagccaaAGAACATTAAGCCAACCTGCATCGCTAGCAGAACCTTTTGAACCTCACCCAGCTCCTTCTCAAGAATATCTTCTTGAATTGTAAGTGCACGTGTAACTTCCGAATTTTTCTGGGCCAGTGCTGCTGTCTGCATCATAAGCAAATTTCCAAGAGTAATCCAttactttttattataaaagaaTATGATAATAAACAgatgaaacaaattttcactaaaaaataacattaactCATTTTGGATCTTCAAACCAGCAACTAGAAGATTGCACAACTCTATAAACAGTTTCAGAGAGATTGCCAATATTTGTTGTAACCAGAGTGCCGTTTATTTGTTCTGCAGCTTGGCAAACTCAAGCAAAAGTACTACCACTCTACCACATTGAAATGAAATCAACTATCCGGTGTCTCTTGATGGCAATGGATTGTCCTGCCCAGTTTTATCACTATCAGTTTCCACATCGTGCTGGTTCGCTGACCGATATGGCTTTCCGAGCAACAATATTGGCCTGCATCCAGCTGTTCcccattttttccatttaaacaaaataatagatattttcaaatatttaatagaACAGAAAATACTTTAATATTCCAAATCCTACATCAGCCAGCAACGTTTCATTTTGTAGCCGATACAATGGACATTGGCTGATATGCAAGACCAATATTGACAACATTGTTGTGTCCTTCAACGGGCAAGAAATTATAAACTTTTGGCAACAACCTGCTTTTCTAATAGGGAAAAggaaattttggtttttcaaaaCTCTTGGTGTTGTCAGAACAACCTTGTCTGGAAGTGTCAATATCCATTTACCTACCATGACGAGTTCAAGCACGGtattttctctaaattttcttgtaatgTCTGAGATGCTCGGAACATAAACcaagttaaaaagaaatgtagGATAAGCTTAAACTATAGCAAAAGTGTTTTTCTGCAAAACTGCAAGCATCACATAGCAAATGTAAATGAAGGCAACAAACAAAAACTAGAGCACATAAGCTTACGGAGAACTCCATAAGAGAAAGGTTTTTACGCGTAAAACAGCAAAGATCATCTGTTTAAAATCAAAACCTCAACAAAGAAAGGCACATGAAGTCGTGGTTAAGCATAAGATGAATGATCTTAGATTCCAGAAGAAGATGAAACACCATTCCAAGCGTTTGATCAACGGGGTCATTCTTTGTCTGATGACACTTGACATGCTAAACTTTGCAATGATTATTTACTTTCAACTCTTCGgagaagaaaattcaaagaacaagaagaagcagAGACCACTTAAACCATGTACCTCAGCAATGGGCCCTTTCAAAGACTTTCTTGTTACTCTAAATCGAATCCCTAACTTCTCAAGCTGCCTTGATAAAACACGTATAATGGTCACGGAGCTCCGCACTTCTTCCTCCAACTTCTCAATTCTCTCAATAACCGTGGAGTCCTGACGATCAGCATTTCTCCTGCTGATCCTACTCCACCGCCTAGTTCGAATCAAACTTCCGATTCCTAGTGCACCCACCAACAGAACCAACTGCCACGCAACAAGTCGACCAGCCAAACAACTCCAATTCATCCCAGGAGAACCCGAAATGGAAACCTACACAAACTCCCGATTAAACTTCCAAAACAGAAGTTCCGCACCAATAAAAGCCAGCAACGTCTCATCAAAAAAAGagcagcaaaagaagaaaaaagataatcTGGAACTCACTGTATGAGCATTTGATATAGTCGAATACACTGCAACCCCGACTGTGAAGATCGCAGAAGAGGCGATGCACAAAACCTCCGCTATCTCTAGAAACGAATCGATTCGCTCTTTTCTGTCATCTCCCGCACTGCCATCAATATCAGCACCTAAAAACTCGAAAAATAAAAGATGGGTAAATGGGAAAACTAGCAGAAACCTAGTGAATGAGATGTGGAAGCGCAACGGAGCTCACTTATTTGGTAAACTCGCGCAGAATAGAGACATCTTTTCGAAACGAGAATCAACTTGAAATGGGGAGTCGAGATTTCGCGCGAAATTACTCCGAGCAAGGGTTGCTTTTGCAGTCGTTGTCTCGTTGAGATGGCGAAATGCCGGCAATTGAGTACACAGTGAGAAGGTTGCTGGGTAGTGAGAAAACTCAGAGAAAAGGACATCTTTaccgtctctctcttttctctctcggTTTCAACTACAAGAAGCTTTTCAAGCGATTGAATTCTCCGGAAAGAGGTGATGAATCCGCATCGTCGGGAACGCCAAGAAATTGGATGAGCTTTGGCGGTTCGCTGGCTGGTGCCTGGCCGGTGGATTTCTCTCAGGACCTCAAGTGGCCCTGTGGCGACATTTGGTTTTGGTTCTCTTGATTTCCTGGGGAGCAACTGGGTCGAATTTGGGTTTAGGTTTGGGGGAACCCGAGTGCGG
Above is a window of Nymphaea colorata isolate Beijing-Zhang1983 chromosome 8, ASM883128v2, whole genome shotgun sequence DNA encoding:
- the LOC116258822 gene encoding uncharacterized protein LOC116258822; this encodes MSFSLSFLTTQQPSHCVLNCRHFAISTRQRLQKQPLLGVISREISTPHFKLILVSKRCLYSARVYQISADIDGSAGDDRKERIDSFLEIAEVLCIASSAIFTVGVAVYSTISNAHTVSISGSPGMNWSCLAGRLVAWQLVLLVGALGIGSLIRTRRWSRISRRNADRQDSTVIERIEKLEEEVRSSVTIIRVLSRQLEKLGIRFRVTRKSLKGPIAETAALAQKNSEVTRALTIQEDILEKELGEVQKVLLAMQEQQQKQLELILAIAKAGRLKENNQDTVSKGRTIATSKSVQESTAIEEMETQL